Proteins from a single region of Halorubrum sp. 2020YC2:
- the phnD gene encoding phosphate/phosphite/phosphonate ABC transporter substrate-binding protein yields the protein MVKESGQRWESSSRRKFILAGGAVGIAGLAGCSGGSGDGEAGAGLDSGSEDGGDGGDGGSSDPMLTNASEFDPAEPNWEENNYLMTAVSENDYFQGSQTDLENMRNQDVEEIAHGSPPRELPDDESEWVDPDPLIFVDKPGESGQTQYQDTIQPLLDRLEETTGRTVEWQPVDSNAATVESFRAGRGHLGDISTGTSAFGVNLGGVVPFAVPISPSGQFGYRLLAITRDDEDDIQSVNDFARDDITVTHSEPASNSGNQAPSALFDQSFDVTAGEDYEREFSGGHDQTARGIAAGDYDAGPICSTCVDDLIGSTEDIDYDDFKVVWASNPFPPGPMVHRYDLHPDIVEGIKEATIGTDWTDTEYAENTGEAEYVEIDYKNVFNDILIIQRYNGVEYESGNL from the coding sequence ATGGTGAAAGAAAGCGGCCAACGGTGGGAGTCGAGTTCGCGGCGTAAGTTCATCCTGGCCGGCGGGGCGGTCGGGATAGCCGGTCTGGCGGGCTGTTCCGGCGGGAGCGGCGACGGCGAGGCCGGGGCGGGCCTCGATTCGGGTAGCGAGGACGGCGGCGACGGCGGCGACGGCGGATCGAGCGACCCGATGCTCACGAACGCCTCGGAGTTCGATCCCGCCGAGCCCAACTGGGAGGAGAACAACTACCTGATGACGGCGGTCTCGGAGAACGACTACTTCCAGGGGAGCCAGACGGACCTGGAGAACATGCGGAATCAGGACGTCGAGGAGATAGCTCACGGCAGCCCGCCACGGGAGCTGCCCGACGACGAGAGCGAGTGGGTCGACCCCGACCCACTCATTTTCGTGGACAAGCCCGGCGAGTCCGGCCAGACGCAGTACCAGGATACCATCCAGCCGCTGCTGGACCGGCTTGAGGAGACGACGGGCCGGACGGTCGAGTGGCAGCCCGTCGACTCCAACGCGGCGACGGTCGAGTCGTTCCGGGCGGGGCGCGGACATCTGGGCGACATCTCGACCGGAACGTCCGCCTTCGGGGTCAACCTCGGCGGCGTCGTTCCGTTCGCGGTCCCGATAAGTCCCTCCGGACAGTTCGGCTACCGGCTGCTGGCGATCACCCGCGACGACGAGGACGACATCCAGTCCGTCAACGACTTCGCGCGTGACGATATCACAGTCACGCACTCTGAGCCGGCGTCGAACTCCGGTAACCAGGCGCCGTCGGCGCTTTTCGACCAGTCCTTCGACGTGACGGCCGGAGAGGACTACGAGAGGGAGTTCTCGGGCGGCCACGACCAGACCGCCCGCGGCATCGCGGCCGGCGACTACGATGCCGGACCGATCTGTAGCACCTGCGTCGATGACCTCATCGGGTCGACAGAGGACATCGACTACGACGATTTCAAGGTGGTCTGGGCGAGCAACCCGTTCCCGCCGGGTCCGATGGTCCACCGATACGACCTCCACCCGGACATCGTCGAAGGGATCAAGGAGGCGACCATCGGGACCGACTGGACGGACACCGAGTACGCCGAAAACACCGGTGAGGCCGAGTACGTCGAAATCGACTACAAGAACGTCTTCAACGACATCCTGATCATCCAGCGGTACAACGGCGTCGAGTACGAGAGCGGGAACCTGTAA
- a CDS encoding isochorismatase family cysteine hydrolase: MPFDPAETAVVVVDMQNGFCHPEGSLYAGPSEAAVDPVTALVDRARDAGASVVYTRDVHPPDQFEDTHYYDEFDRWGEHVVEGSWDAELVDDLDVRDGDHVVEKHTYDAFYNTDLEGYLDAHGISDLLICGTLANVCVLHTAGSAGLRDYRPVVVEDALGYITEEHREYAVDHADWLFGETATRDGVAFGSE, translated from the coding sequence ATGCCGTTCGATCCGGCCGAGACAGCGGTGGTCGTCGTCGACATGCAAAACGGCTTCTGTCACCCGGAGGGGAGCCTCTACGCCGGGCCGAGCGAGGCGGCGGTCGACCCGGTGACGGCGCTCGTCGACCGCGCCCGCGACGCCGGCGCGTCCGTCGTCTACACTCGCGACGTCCACCCGCCCGACCAGTTCGAGGACACCCACTACTACGATGAGTTCGACCGGTGGGGCGAGCACGTCGTCGAGGGGTCGTGGGACGCCGAACTCGTCGACGACCTCGACGTGCGCGACGGCGACCACGTCGTCGAGAAGCACACCTACGACGCCTTCTACAACACCGACTTGGAGGGGTACCTCGACGCGCACGGAATCTCTGACCTCCTGATCTGCGGGACGCTCGCGAACGTCTGCGTCCTCCACACCGCGGGGAGCGCGGGGCTCCGCGACTACCGCCCGGTCGTCGTCGAGGACGCGCTCGGCTACATCACCGAGGAGCACCGCGAGTACGCCGTCGACCACGCGGACTGGCTGTTCGGCGAGACGGCGACCCGCGACGGGGTCGCGTTCGGCTCCGAGTAG
- the phnE gene encoding phosphonate ABC transporter, permease protein PhnE — MATESSSPAGSTGAADRRTWRRPTAFRNRYTKWAVYGAVLALIAWSVASLRITPGRFLSGIGYGYELIDSMLPPETGSEYTLRLFDRMIETIAMAMVATVAGIAISLPVAFGAAENISPKPTYYLSRGIISATRAIDGLIVAIIAVIALGFGPLAGIVAISFKTIGFFSKLFAEDLEDIDMGGVEAVRATGASRFQSLVYGVIPQVVPRFAGLAVYRWDINIRSSTIVGIVGAGGIGVLLQRAYQRYEYDYVAAILVAIIAVVLVAEFVSAVVRRRVQ, encoded by the coding sequence GTGGCGACCGAGTCGTCCTCGCCGGCGGGGTCGACGGGCGCGGCCGACCGGCGGACGTGGCGGCGCCCGACCGCGTTCCGGAACCGGTACACGAAGTGGGCGGTGTACGGGGCCGTCCTCGCGCTGATCGCGTGGTCGGTCGCGAGCCTGCGGATCACGCCCGGCCGCTTCCTCTCCGGAATCGGGTACGGCTACGAGCTGATCGACTCGATGCTGCCACCCGAGACCGGCAGCGAATACACGCTCAGGCTGTTTGACCGCATGATCGAGACGATCGCGATGGCGATGGTCGCGACCGTCGCCGGGATCGCGATCAGCCTCCCGGTGGCGTTCGGGGCGGCCGAGAACATCTCGCCGAAGCCGACCTACTACCTCAGTCGCGGTATCATCAGCGCCACGCGCGCCATCGACGGGCTGATCGTCGCGATCATCGCCGTCATCGCGCTCGGGTTCGGCCCGCTCGCGGGGATCGTCGCGATCAGCTTCAAAACGATAGGCTTCTTCTCGAAGCTGTTCGCCGAGGACTTAGAGGACATCGACATGGGAGGTGTCGAGGCAGTCCGGGCGACCGGCGCCTCTCGGTTCCAGAGCCTCGTCTACGGGGTCATCCCGCAGGTCGTTCCGCGGTTCGCCGGGCTCGCCGTGTACCGGTGGGACATCAACATCCGGTCGTCGACGATCGTCGGGATCGTCGGCGCCGGCGGGATCGGCGTCCTCCTCCAGCGAGCCTACCAACGGTACGAGTACGACTACGTGGCGGCGATCCTCGTTGCGATCATCGCCGTGGTCCTCGTCGCCGAGTTCGTGAGCGCCGTCGTCAGACGGAGGGTCCAGTGA
- the hisD gene encoding histidinol dehydrogenase, whose amino-acid sequence MDVRTVADLSPAERRALFERDAGVEGVREDVRGIVERVREEGDVAVREFAEEFDGVAVGNVDVTDDAARAHDELADADDPVLDAVREAAANVREFHERQRPEDWRDDFGGRELGRRFRPIDRVGVYVPGGAAAYPSSALMGIVPAVVAGVDHVAVATPPAEELNPVTLAAIHEAGADAVYQVGGAQAIAALAYGTETVTRIQKVVGPGNKWVTAAKSIVQGDVEIDFLAGPSEVLVLADGTADPELVAADLVAQAEHDPNASVVAVTDDADLADAVAEAVEAQAAEREREETIRAALDNEASGVLHARSMPEAVLFAEEYAAEHLSIVADDDEALLDRITNAGSVFLGPYSPVAAGDYAAGTNHVLPTNGGAKRYGGLSVDTFLRSSTVQRLDRDALANLSETVTSLAEAEGLEAHAESVRKRFE is encoded by the coding sequence ATGGACGTACGAACCGTCGCTGACCTCTCGCCGGCCGAGCGGCGCGCCCTCTTCGAGCGCGATGCCGGCGTCGAGGGGGTCCGCGAGGACGTGCGGGGCATCGTCGAGCGGGTCCGCGAGGAGGGCGACGTCGCGGTCCGCGAGTTCGCGGAGGAGTTCGATGGGGTCGCCGTCGGCAACGTCGACGTGACGGACGACGCGGCGCGGGCACACGACGAACTGGCCGACGCGGACGACCCGGTCCTCGACGCGGTGCGGGAGGCGGCCGCGAACGTGCGCGAGTTCCACGAGCGGCAGCGCCCCGAGGACTGGCGCGACGACTTCGGCGGCCGCGAGCTGGGCCGCCGCTTCCGCCCCATCGACCGCGTCGGGGTGTACGTGCCCGGCGGCGCGGCCGCGTACCCCTCCAGCGCGCTGATGGGGATCGTCCCCGCGGTCGTCGCCGGCGTCGACCACGTCGCGGTCGCGACCCCGCCGGCCGAGGAGCTGAACCCGGTCACCCTCGCGGCGATCCACGAGGCTGGCGCCGACGCGGTGTATCAGGTCGGCGGCGCGCAGGCCATCGCCGCGCTCGCGTACGGGACGGAGACGGTGACGCGGATCCAGAAGGTCGTCGGCCCGGGCAACAAGTGGGTCACCGCCGCCAAGTCGATCGTACAGGGCGACGTGGAGATCGACTTCCTCGCCGGCCCGAGCGAGGTGCTCGTCCTCGCGGACGGGACCGCGGACCCCGAGTTGGTCGCAGCGGATCTGGTCGCGCAGGCCGAACACGACCCGAACGCCTCCGTCGTCGCGGTCACCGACGACGCCGACCTCGCGGACGCCGTGGCCGAGGCGGTCGAGGCGCAGGCGGCCGAGCGCGAGCGCGAGGAGACGATCCGGGCCGCGCTCGACAACGAGGCGTCCGGCGTCCTCCACGCGCGCTCGATGCCGGAGGCCGTGCTGTTCGCGGAGGAGTACGCGGCCGAGCACCTCTCGATCGTGGCCGACGACGACGAGGCGCTCTTAGACCGGATCACGAACGCCGGCTCCGTCTTCCTCGGCCCGTACTCCCCAGTCGCGGCCGGTGACTACGCGGCCGGGACGAACCACGTGCTGCCGACGAACGGCGGCGCGAAGCGGTACGGCGGGCTCTCCGTGGACACCTTCCTCCGGTCGTCGACGGTCCAGCGGCTCGACCGCGACGCGCTTGCGAACCTCTCGGAGACGGTCACGTCGCTCGCGGAGGCCGAGGGGTTAGAGGCCCACGCCGAGAGCGTCCGAAAGCGGTTCGAGTAG
- the phnE gene encoding phosphonate ABC transporter, permease protein PhnE: protein MAGATREWSRFDARERLFRIGGALVAVAVVVASWEWLDMSLQYVTSAPAQVGDLFGRMVPPDWGYLPNAVGPLAETIQIAVVGTIAAVAMAAPVAYITAENTTPNRATYALGKLIVTVSRSVHTIVWALLFVVMFGPGALAGTVATAVRSIGFLAKLLGEEIEEIDFGQVEGVRATGASPAQLLIYGIVPQIKPALVGLSVYRWDINVRAATILGFVGAGGIGVQLFEAIDSFAWRTVSALLVAILGVVLVSEGVSAYARRKVR, encoded by the coding sequence ATGGCGGGCGCCACGCGCGAGTGGAGCCGGTTCGACGCGAGAGAGCGGCTCTTCCGGATCGGTGGTGCGCTCGTCGCCGTCGCCGTCGTTGTCGCTTCGTGGGAGTGGCTCGACATGAGCCTCCAGTACGTGACCTCCGCGCCGGCGCAGGTCGGCGACCTCTTCGGACGGATGGTCCCGCCGGACTGGGGGTACCTGCCGAACGCGGTCGGCCCGCTCGCCGAGACGATACAGATAGCCGTCGTCGGGACGATTGCGGCGGTGGCGATGGCGGCCCCGGTCGCGTACATCACCGCCGAGAACACGACGCCGAACCGGGCTACGTACGCGCTCGGGAAGCTTATCGTCACCGTCTCGCGGTCGGTCCACACGATCGTCTGGGCGCTGCTGTTCGTCGTGATGTTCGGGCCGGGCGCGCTCGCGGGGACCGTCGCGACCGCCGTCCGGTCGATCGGGTTCCTCGCGAAGCTCCTCGGCGAGGAGATCGAGGAGATCGACTTCGGACAGGTGGAAGGAGTGCGCGCGACCGGCGCGAGCCCCGCTCAGCTGCTGATCTACGGGATCGTCCCGCAGATCAAGCCGGCGCTGGTCGGGCTCAGCGTGTACCGCTGGGACATCAACGTGCGGGCGGCGACGATCCTCGGCTTCGTCGGGGCCGGCGGGATCGGCGTCCAGCTGTTCGAGGCGATCGACTCGTTCGCGTGGCGGACGGTGTCGGCGCTCCTCGTCGCCATCCTCGGCGTCGTGCTCGTCAGCGAAGGCGTGTCGGCGTACGCCCGACGGAAGGTGCGCTGA
- a CDS encoding nicotinate phosphoribosyltransferase yields the protein MSEFDIVDAAAVREGRATDAYFERTEAALEAAGRNPRVVAEVTADQFPDREFELFAGLGNAVELLAGRDVDVDAVPEGRLFDGGPVMRIEGPYLAFARLETSLLGFLSHASGMATAALDCRVAAPDASVLSFGARHVHPAMTAAVERSALVGGFDGFSHVAAGEVIGREASGTMPHALAICFGRGEQEAAWRAYDEGVPADAPRIALCDTYSDEVDEVLRAVETLGDDLDGVRLDTTGSRRGDFRHIVREVQWELDARGRGDVDVYVSGGLGPADLRELRDVVDGFGVGGHVSNADPVDFALDLVAVDGDPAAKRGKLSGAKEVYRTADGAHAVGLAARSGPDGAEPLMEPVVRDGEVVDGDAFDLSAATERALADAEAVGYGAE from the coding sequence ATGAGCGAGTTCGACATCGTCGACGCGGCCGCGGTCCGAGAGGGGCGCGCGACCGACGCGTACTTCGAGCGGACCGAGGCCGCGCTGGAGGCGGCGGGCCGGAACCCCCGCGTGGTGGCGGAGGTGACCGCGGACCAGTTCCCGGACAGGGAGTTCGAGCTGTTCGCCGGCCTCGGCAACGCCGTCGAACTGCTCGCCGGCCGCGACGTCGACGTGGACGCGGTCCCGGAGGGGCGGCTGTTCGACGGCGGGCCCGTGATGCGGATCGAGGGCCCGTACCTCGCGTTCGCACGGCTGGAGACCTCCCTCCTCGGCTTCCTCTCGCACGCGTCCGGGATGGCGACGGCGGCGCTCGACTGCCGGGTCGCCGCGCCGGACGCGTCGGTGCTCTCCTTCGGCGCGCGCCACGTCCACCCCGCGATGACGGCGGCGGTCGAGCGCTCGGCGCTCGTGGGCGGCTTCGACGGCTTCTCGCACGTCGCCGCCGGCGAGGTGATCGGTCGCGAGGCGTCCGGGACGATGCCGCACGCGCTCGCCATCTGCTTCGGCCGCGGCGAACAGGAGGCCGCTTGGCGCGCCTACGACGAGGGCGTCCCGGCGGACGCGCCGCGGATCGCGCTGTGTGACACCTACTCCGACGAGGTCGACGAGGTGCTCCGCGCGGTCGAGACGCTGGGCGACGACCTCGACGGCGTCCGCCTCGACACGACCGGCTCCCGGCGCGGCGACTTCCGGCACATCGTCCGCGAGGTGCAGTGGGAGCTCGACGCGCGCGGTCGCGGGGACGTGGACGTGTACGTCTCCGGCGGGCTCGGGCCCGCCGACCTCCGCGAACTCCGCGACGTCGTCGACGGGTTCGGCGTGGGCGGCCACGTCTCCAACGCGGACCCCGTCGACTTCGCGCTCGACCTCGTCGCCGTCGACGGCGACCCGGCGGCCAAGCGGGGGAAGCTCTCGGGCGCGAAGGAGGTGTACCGCACCGCGGACGGCGCCCACGCGGTCGGGCTGGCGGCCCGCTCGGGACCCGATGGCGCGGAGCCGCTCATGGAACCCGTGGTCCGGGACGGCGAGGTCGTCGACGGCGACGCCTTCGACCTGTCGGCGGCGACGGAGCGGGCGCTCGCGGACGCGGAGGCGGTAGGGTACGGGGCGGAGTAG
- a CDS encoding HAD-IA family hydrolase, translated as MTTIHDADDRTDRPTDGVVLFDMDGVVLDGWGTDDAVHSRALDDVLEERDLRVTGDLRRPLETHAYDDDFRGACEELGVDPADLFRAREERSAKRSVARLAAGTRRLCPDVDAVGELAERVPVGLVSNNYHPTVEFVVDHFRLDAFAFVRGRDLGPEGFRRRKPDPHYLNEALDALDATGGVYVGDRATDVLAAERAGLDSAFLRREHNAARDLDVDPTHEIESLHDLTDVIGPLGTTPD; from the coding sequence ATGACAACGATTCACGACGCAGACGACCGGACCGACCGACCGACTGACGGAGTCGTGCTCTTCGACATGGACGGCGTGGTCCTCGACGGCTGGGGGACCGACGACGCCGTTCACAGCCGCGCGCTCGACGACGTGCTCGAGGAACGGGACCTGCGGGTGACCGGAGACCTCCGGCGCCCGCTGGAGACGCACGCGTACGACGACGACTTCCGAGGCGCCTGCGAGGAGCTCGGCGTCGACCCCGCGGACCTGTTCCGGGCCCGCGAGGAGCGCAGCGCGAAGCGCTCCGTGGCCCGGCTCGCGGCCGGGACGAGACGGCTCTGCCCCGACGTCGACGCGGTCGGCGAGCTCGCGGAGCGCGTCCCCGTCGGGCTCGTGAGCAACAACTACCACCCGACCGTCGAGTTCGTCGTCGACCACTTCCGGCTCGACGCGTTCGCGTTCGTCCGCGGCCGTGACCTCGGTCCCGAGGGGTTCCGGCGCCGGAAGCCGGACCCGCACTACCTGAACGAGGCGCTCGACGCGCTGGACGCGACGGGCGGCGTCTACGTCGGGGACCGCGCGACGGACGTGCTCGCCGCCGAGCGCGCCGGACTCGACAGCGCGTTTCTCAGGCGCGAGCACAACGCGGCCCGCGACCTCGACGTGGACCCGACCCACGAGATCGAGAGCCTCCACGACCTGACCGATGTCATCGGCCCTCTCGGAACGACGCCCGACTAG
- a CDS encoding HVO_2523 family zinc finger protein translates to MSDGTAEDGGRPCPVCETPMYHRHCKYVCPAHGVVYDCSDTFY, encoded by the coding sequence GTGAGCGACGGAACCGCGGAGGACGGCGGTCGGCCCTGTCCGGTCTGTGAGACGCCGATGTACCACCGGCACTGTAAGTACGTCTGCCCGGCTCACGGCGTCGTTTACGACTGTAGCGACACGTTCTACTGA
- the phnC gene encoding phosphonate ABC transporter ATP-binding protein: protein MLETENLGKTYQTGDEALSDISVRIDGREVVAMIGPSGAGKSTFVRCINRLVEPTTGSVRLDDTELTALDDDGLRDARRNIGMVFQEYNLVERLTVMENVLSGRLGYVSNWAALRRNFPPEDVERAYELLELVGLDGMEDKRVDELSGGQRQRVGIARAVVQEPKILLADEPTSSLDPETSRDVMELLTDIAEDRDVPVLINIHEVDLAEAYADRILGLHAGELVFDGPASDLSDESKGVIYRGEEPPESAATDPDWLSGPDDESSARNGQDAGSDRLPAED from the coding sequence ATGCTCGAAACGGAGAACCTCGGAAAGACGTACCAGACCGGCGACGAAGCGCTCAGCGACATCTCCGTGCGGATCGACGGCCGCGAGGTCGTGGCGATGATCGGCCCGAGCGGGGCCGGAAAGAGCACGTTCGTCCGATGTATCAACCGCTTGGTCGAGCCGACGACGGGGAGCGTCCGCCTCGACGACACGGAGCTGACCGCGCTGGACGACGACGGGCTGCGGGACGCGCGCCGGAACATCGGCATGGTGTTCCAGGAGTACAACCTCGTCGAGCGGCTCACCGTGATGGAGAACGTGCTCTCCGGTCGGCTCGGCTACGTCTCGAACTGGGCCGCGCTCCGACGGAACTTCCCGCCGGAGGACGTCGAGCGGGCCTACGAGCTGCTGGAGCTCGTCGGGCTCGACGGCATGGAGGACAAGCGGGTCGACGAGCTCTCCGGCGGGCAGCGCCAGCGCGTCGGCATCGCGAGGGCGGTCGTCCAGGAGCCGAAGATCCTGCTGGCCGACGAGCCGACCTCGAGCCTCGACCCCGAGACCTCCCGCGACGTGATGGAGCTGCTCACCGACATCGCCGAGGACCGCGACGTGCCCGTACTGATCAACATCCACGAGGTCGACCTCGCGGAGGCGTACGCGGACCGAATCCTCGGGCTCCACGCCGGCGAGCTCGTCTTTGACGGGCCGGCGAGCGACCTCTCCGACGAGTCGAAGGGCGTCATCTACCGGGGGGAGGAGCCGCCGGAGTCGGCCGCGACGGACCCGGACTGGCTGTCGGGTCCGGACGACGAGTCGAGCGCGCGGAACGGGCAGGACGCCGGTTCCGACCGCCTGCCCGCGGAGGACTGA
- a CDS encoding phytoene/squalene synthase family protein, with the protein MVEQNQVARSKRIQRRTGKTFHVATRLLPKRIRHPTYVLYGFFRTADEVVDAADTAPPAEQRAELDRLRAAALGEEPTDDPVLEAFAEVVERNGIPDEDVHSFVDAMASDIDTDRYETYADLETYMDGSAAAVGRMMTAIMDLDPEAEARALPHATKLGEAFQMTNFLRDVREDVVERDRIYLPLETLRRHGVSEEQILDLEFDEDVAAAVREEMTRTERLYEEGVAGIKYLPEDCQLAVLLAAVLYVDHHRLIRNRGYDTVSTTPELSFTRKISLLVRTRWKWQWNRDPEAVFYDMCTDFDPGRERHGHDPHSAGVPQTD; encoded by the coding sequence ATGGTAGAGCAAAACCAGGTTGCCCGGAGCAAGCGGATCCAGCGCCGCACCGGGAAGACGTTCCACGTCGCCACCCGGCTGCTGCCGAAGCGGATCCGCCATCCGACGTACGTGTTGTACGGGTTCTTCCGGACCGCAGACGAGGTCGTCGACGCCGCGGACACCGCACCGCCGGCCGAGCAGCGGGCCGAACTCGACCGACTCCGGGCGGCCGCGCTGGGCGAGGAGCCGACCGACGACCCCGTGTTGGAGGCGTTCGCGGAGGTGGTCGAGCGAAACGGCATCCCCGACGAGGACGTCCACTCGTTCGTGGACGCGATGGCGAGCGACATCGACACCGACCGGTACGAGACGTACGCGGACCTCGAGACGTACATGGACGGCTCCGCGGCCGCCGTCGGGCGGATGATGACGGCGATCATGGACCTCGACCCCGAGGCGGAGGCAAGGGCCCTCCCGCACGCCACGAAGCTGGGCGAGGCGTTCCAGATGACGAACTTCCTCCGGGACGTCCGCGAGGACGTCGTCGAGCGCGACCGGATCTACCTCCCGCTGGAGACGCTCCGCCGCCACGGGGTGAGCGAGGAGCAGATCCTCGACTTGGAGTTCGACGAGGACGTCGCGGCCGCGGTCCGCGAGGAGATGACCCGCACCGAGCGTCTCTACGAGGAAGGCGTCGCGGGCATCAAGTACCTCCCCGAGGACTGCCAGCTCGCGGTGCTGCTCGCCGCGGTGCTGTACGTCGACCACCACCGCCTCATCCGCAACCGGGGCTACGACACCGTCTCGACCACCCCGGAACTGTCCTTCACCCGGAAAATATCGCTGCTCGTCCGCACCCGCTGGAAGTGGCAGTGGAACCGGGACCCGGAAGCGGTGTTCTACGACATGTGTACCGACTTCGACCCCGGTCGCGAGCGCCACGGGCACGACCCGCACAGCGCCGGCGTCCCGCAGACGGACTGA
- a CDS encoding Hvo_1808 family surface protein, whose translation MRRALTLSTAAAAVAAVAVLCVAFTAGAAAAPAAAPAAGVGPAASDAAAPAEAVGGGPAPPGGVPSASAAECGPGDGTDLVGCWNGTHYEESVDFESTDGLNETQLAALTDLTMARVEHVRQRPFKEDVPVETVSRSEYANDTASGDNGSEAFRRWNDQVWEALFVVGEGTDANGEIDSVFGGAVSGFYSPAEDRIVIVVPDGESPDIDPSTLAHELLHAMQDQYHDLTDPRYLGVTQDGDLAVDGIVEGEAVHVEERYAARCADNWTCAEASEGGGGGGGGSAGINLGILQTVLQPYGDGALYVRELVDEGGWAAVNETMNDPPASTAEVIHRNPDYEEGTVSFEDAATGGWETYADQGVEGAETAGEASMFVMFWYQSFEYRYPVLEPGASVRENVQIHLDAEPELQTRRAYNYEHPVTDGWAGDELYPYRNGDRDGYVWATEWQTEADAAAFRDAYVRMLTAHGDREYDDGSVYAIDDGDDADFPGAYGVERDGTSVTVTHAPSPEGVLELRPDADLALPDADGTDGSGGDGSDTDGDDGDGNGTNGDDASGENGSDDEGNDSNTDASTPGFGVAAALVALVVALALFARRSA comes from the coding sequence ATGCGACGGGCTCTCACCCTCTCGACCGCGGCCGCCGCCGTCGCCGCGGTCGCCGTCCTGTGTGTCGCGTTCACCGCCGGCGCCGCCGCCGCGCCGGCCGCCGCGCCGGCCGCCGGCGTCGGTCCCGCCGCGTCGGACGCCGCCGCTCCCGCCGAGGCGGTCGGCGGCGGCCCGGCGCCGCCGGGGGGCGTTCCCTCCGCGTCCGCCGCCGAGTGCGGTCCCGGGGACGGTACCGACCTGGTGGGCTGCTGGAACGGGACCCACTACGAGGAGTCGGTCGACTTCGAGTCGACGGACGGGCTCAACGAGACGCAGTTGGCGGCGCTGACCGACCTGACGATGGCGCGCGTCGAGCATGTCCGGCAGCGCCCGTTCAAGGAGGACGTGCCGGTCGAGACCGTCTCGCGGAGCGAGTACGCCAACGACACCGCGAGCGGGGACAACGGCTCCGAGGCGTTCCGGCGCTGGAACGACCAGGTGTGGGAGGCGCTGTTCGTCGTCGGGGAGGGGACGGACGCCAACGGCGAGATCGACTCGGTGTTCGGCGGCGCGGTCTCCGGCTTCTACTCGCCGGCCGAAGACCGGATCGTCATCGTCGTGCCGGACGGCGAGTCCCCGGACATCGATCCCTCGACGCTCGCGCACGAGCTGCTCCACGCGATGCAAGACCAGTACCACGACCTCACCGACCCGCGCTACCTCGGCGTCACGCAGGACGGCGACCTCGCGGTCGACGGGATCGTCGAGGGGGAGGCGGTCCACGTCGAGGAGCGGTACGCCGCCCGCTGCGCGGACAACTGGACCTGCGCCGAGGCGTCCGAGGGCGGCGGGGGTGGGGGCGGCGGCTCCGCCGGGATCAACCTCGGCATCCTCCAGACCGTCCTCCAGCCGTACGGCGACGGCGCGCTGTACGTCCGCGAGCTCGTCGACGAGGGCGGGTGGGCGGCCGTCAACGAGACGATGAACGACCCGCCCGCGTCGACGGCGGAGGTCATCCACCGGAACCCCGACTACGAGGAGGGCACCGTCAGCTTCGAGGACGCCGCGACCGGCGGGTGGGAGACCTACGCGGACCAGGGGGTCGAGGGCGCGGAGACCGCGGGCGAGGCGTCGATGTTCGTGATGTTCTGGTACCAGAGCTTCGAGTACCGGTACCCCGTCTTGGAGCCGGGAGCGAGCGTCCGGGAGAACGTCCAGATCCACCTCGACGCGGAGCCCGAACTCCAGACGCGACGCGCCTACAACTACGAGCACCCCGTGACGGACGGGTGGGCGGGCGACGAGCTGTACCCCTACCGGAACGGCGACCGCGACGGGTACGTCTGGGCGACCGAGTGGCAGACCGAGGCGGACGCCGCGGCGTTCCGCGACGCCTACGTCCGGATGCTGACGGCCCACGGCGACCGCGAGTACGATGACGGGAGCGTGTACGCGATCGACGACGGCGACGACGCCGACTTCCCCGGCGCGTACGGCGTCGAGCGCGACGGGACGAGCGTGACGGTGACCCACGCGCCCTCGCCGGAGGGCGTCCTCGAACTCCGCCCGGACGCTGACCTCGCGCTGCCGGACGCGGACGGGACCGACGGGAGCGGCGGCGACGGGAGCGACACGGACGGAGACGACGGCGACGGAAACGGCACGAACGGGGACGACGCCAGCGGTGAGAACGGGAGCGACGACGAGGGCAACGACAGTAACACCGATGCCAGCACGCCCGGATTCGGCGTCGCGGCGGCGCTCGTCGCCCTCGTCGTCGCGCTCGCGCTCTTCGCGCGACGCTCGGCGTAG